Proteins encoded together in one Drosophila albomicans strain 15112-1751.03 chromosome 2R, ASM965048v2, whole genome shotgun sequence window:
- the LOC117574543 gene encoding mitochondrial dicarboxylate carrier: MDDRRTERLPRWWSGGVCSAVAVTTTHPLDLVKVQLQTQSGKVPVKQIIKKIYNEAGILGFYNGISASWFRQLTYTTTRFAVYEFGKNFVDANNLGAKVQLATIAGVIGGLIGVPGDVVTVRLQNDIKLPPEKRRNYKHVFDGLYRIAKEEGIHNLFRGAVPAVSRAVLLTIGTNAAYDQVKQILKSSFNIKEGLPLHFLTSSIAGFIGTLMTQPLDVIKTTYMNARPGEFKGIGGVTLYIAKQGPLAFYKGFIPALMRVSPNTIITFMLYEQARLRFGYLPLEKKHDK; the protein is encoded by the exons ATGGATGATCGGAGAACGGAGCGTTTACCGAGATGGTGGTCTGGAGGTGTTTGCTCTGCCGTGGCGGTCACTACAACACATCCTCTTGATCTTGTGAAAGTTCAACTGCAGACACAATCAGGAAAAGTTCCTGTAAAACAgattattaagaaaatatataatgaagCAG GCATACTTGGGTTTTACAACGGCATATCAGCTTCGTGGTTCCGCCAGCTTACTTATACGACTACGCGCTTTGCTGTATACGAATTTGGTAAAAATTTCGTGGATGCTAATAATCTTGGAGCAAAAGTACAGCTGGCAACAATAGCAGGAGTAATTGGGGGCCTAATTGGGGTTCCTGGTGACGTCGTAACAGTTAGGTTACAGAATGATATTAAGCTTCCACCGGAGAAGAGACGAAA TTACAAGCACGTTTTTGATGGTTTATATCGTATTGCTAAAGAGGAAGGTATTCATAATCTTTTTCGAGGAGCGGTTCCAGCCGTTTCACGTGCTGTGCTCTTAACAATTGGCACGAATGCAGCATATGATCAAGTTAAACAAATTCTAAAGagttcatttaatattaaagagGGCCTCCCACTTCACTTTCTTACATCATCGATAGCAGGATTTATTGGTACACTAATGACTCAGCCTTTAGATGTTATCAAAACAACATATATGAATGCAAGACCTGGCGAATTTAAAGGCATAGGAGGCGTGACACTTTACATTGCAAAACAAGGTCCACTTGCTTTTTATAAAGGCTTTATTCCTGCCTTAATGCGAGTCAGCCCcaatactataattacttTTATGCTGTATGAGCAAGCCCGTTTACGATTTGGTTATTTACCTTTGGAGAAAAAacatgataaataa